A genomic window from Trichomycterus rosablanca isolate fTriRos1 unplaced genomic scaffold, fTriRos1.hap1 scaffold_196, whole genome shotgun sequence includes:
- the LOC134306509 gene encoding interferon-induced very large GTPase 1-like gives MTADLRHLLHSNPSGSFTSVGDAVDFYSRTLSSILDLHAPVKTKRVIFSCSAPWFTNELRKMKTAGRALECCYKASGLTVHKLTYREHQKAYSRNIAKLRPTITVSDAEKLVHAFVSSRLDYCNALLIGISTKSLQRLQYIQNSAAQILLREKKMELGIEEPGSEPEQKNKSEQLLTTLNLLDKQKLKTSDVLQLTSLSLNCQEPCEEKDLVQTFLQRLLMMDYRARYITTKKETTALDPLSSDTDEEELYAFDELVCQKAESFDGETNSIHPMDLQMAVFHCSDSFLKQLIVTKLSQCRYALPLLVPNPFTGNIEFPLWTFRQIIKSWKTTDTSRTKISKTQHVYEAETPMVAFFRLGDVSFSKSQLMNSLISKKHDTFFHRHCPGSIKNRLLMDGVVEIAWYCPSGKETDHFTDCVAFCNLHGDSETSKEQLDILTEMSSVNVVLLSDPKNERNKEMLQKLLKDPKPLICLLSEDKSGVSKIKNRKYRIGLKDRNQSDVSENLRTTITECLSKSSSVFKLENLYKNNEISKDEDDPECRKGKEAALEIIKLLEGKEISTLKETHLPCQGKLWYEWCQINKDSHQLQGNNLEMQKSEKQTQMKQIRKHQQEIGQSAFMKNIISSLNSLSGNEKSFFIKWLEILLDKRTSDDLSDLHHKYNETWTRVLDLKKKHDASAREKMKAKQTELGEISKKLNAATFGLEHIFREMGQIYESSKKTSKEKSISDLPKLAAELIKSGLPMELMDGDAAHVPLIWVTAVLDELIKKLGDQRVFVLSVLGIQSTGKSTMLNAMFGLQFAVSAGRCTRGAFMQLVRVSGEMKKQLKFDYVLIVDTEGLRALELAGKSTHHHDNEVATFVVGLGNLTLINIFGENPAEMQEILQIVVQAFLRMKKVKLNPRCMFVHQNVGDITAGEKNMEGRRRLQEKLDEMTKLAAKEEDSEAECFSDVIAFNVQDDVQYFAQLWEGSPPMASPNPSYSENVQKLKRAIFTNATKSHSMKLSEFKSRISDLWKALLNENFVFSFRNTLEIAAYRKLETEFGKWTWSLRSAMLEHEEKLHNTIKNKKLQKIEDKDLYAPMKKTKEEVEKSMKCYFEEERDKDILIQWKVRCEQRIKQLLEDLVKNAKTNLNDFLQQQKAREAFDHKMTEYDEKLFNMSKALALKQKSTKTDERVLRQEFDKVWNKWVSYLTQDTPVEKPFDVWEDVIQILSEGNEQAAVCERISQEDYTKIHRLGDYSCYILLTKHEEQRRHLGVLEVQNTKINESVRNLINNVIQESENLIKKICSKITGQGYKNSYIQEITAQVKHRVVRSNSENKKIKLKKEFTLDLCLHVCYLANPEFTKIHQQFRDENDVKFYLEKQKPQYYSIFQNYCRGATTTTVLGELVYNNLVPAILEAAYNKTAIDLSTQMSSDMPEFNGNRSQLEKHILKSLAEQENFEKYMEYVHHPKKHFEQFITENVDKYITENNREVLDLLKGNLKHKEQKVMNAVNITTEEVKKSSGDANMWLRSLKNSLTDELSLKEITCTGLEGITDLDFLRQVVCEGLTKMMSEQHKSINSVTDINMEKFRKKPDEILIEHLCQCCWVQCPFCKAICTNTMEDHDGDHSVPFHRVDGIIGSHYTNTTDLCADICTTLVQSDKQFHPHHDTDDLVHYKKYRRAGGKYAEWSITPDKSVLTYWKWFVCRFQTDLEHNYGKKFHGDGKIPSGWRKYTKKQAIESLNKYI, from the exons GAAAAAAAGATGGAGCTTGGAATAGAAGAACCTGGATCAGAACCTGAACAAAAGAACAAATCTGAGCAACTTTTAACTACACTTAATCTTCTGGACAAACAGAAACTGAAGACTTCAGATGTTCTTCAACTAACTTCTCTTTCATTAAATTGCCAAGAACCTTGTGAAGAAAAAGATCTGGTTCAAACTTTCCTACAAAGGTTGTTAATGATGGATTACAGAGCAAGATACATCACCACCAAAAAAGAAACCACAGCTTTAGACCCTCTTTCCTCAGATACAGATGAAGAAGAACTTTATGCATTTGATGAGCTTGTTTGCCAAAAGGCTGAATCTTTTGATGGTGAGACAAATTCTATCCATCCCATGGATCTTCAGATGGCGGTGTTCCACTGCTCAGACAGTTTCCTGAAGCAACTAATAGTGACTAAACTCTCTCAGTGTCGGTACGCTCTGCCTCTACTGGTGCCAAATCCATTTACTGGAAATATTGAGTTTCCTCTGTGGACATTTCGCCAAATTATTAAAAGTTGGAAAACCACTGACACTTCTCGTACCAAGATCAGTAAAACCCAGCATGTTTATGAAGCAGAAACTCCAATGGTGGCATTCTTCAGGTTAGGAGACGTGTCCTTTTCCAAGTCTCAACTGATGAACAGCTTGATCAGTAAGAAGCATGATACGTTCTTCCACAGACACTGTCCAGGCAGCATTAAAAACCGTCTACTGATGGATGGAGTTGTGGAGATTGCTTGGTACTGTCCATCTGGAAAGGAAACTGATCATTTTACTGACTGTGTTGCTTTCTGTAATCTACATGGTGATTCAGAAACCAGTAAAGAACAACTGGATATTCTGACTGAAATGTCGTCTGTAAATGTTGTTCTTTTATCTGATcctaaaaatgaaagaaataaggAGATGCTACAGAAGCTTCTGAAAGACCCCAAACCACTGATCTGTCTCCTTTCTGAGGATAAATCAGGTGTCAGTAAGATTAAGAATAGAAAATACAGAATTGGTCTAAAAGACAGAAATCAGTCAGACGTATCTGAGAACCTCAGAACAACCATCACTGAGTGTCTGTCCAAGTCATCTTCAGTTTTTAAACTTGAGAATTTATACAAAAACAATGAGATCAGCAAAGATGAAGATGATCCTGAATGCAGGAAAGGAAAAGAAGCTGCACTAGAGATAATAAAACTACTGGAGGGGAAGGAAATCTCCACATTAAAGGAAACACACCTGCCCTGTCAAGGGaagctctggtatgagtggtgtcAGATAAATAAAGACTCACATCAACTTCAAGGAAACAATTTAGAAATGCAAAAGagtgaaaaacaaacacaaatgaaacaaatcCGTAAACACCAACAAGAAATTGGACAATCGGCATTTATGAAAAACATTATTTCCTCTCTGAATTCTCTATCAGGAAATGAAAAATCATTCTTTATTAAATGGCTCGAGATTCTACTGGACAAACGAACTTCAGATGATCTTTCAGATCTTCATCACAAGTACAATGAAACATGGACAAGGGTTTTAGACCTCAAAAAGAAACATGACGCATCTGCAAGAGAAAAGATGAAGGCTAAGCAAACAGAACTTGGAGAAATATCTAAAAAACTAAATGCAGCAACATTTGGTCTGGAACACATCTTCAGGGAGATGGGTCAGATATATGAGTCAAGTAAGAAAACCTCTAAAGAAAAAAGCATCTCAGATCTCCCAAAACTTGCTGCAGAACTCATAAAATCTGGTCTTCCAATGGAGCTGATGGATGGTGATGCTGCACATGTTCCTCTGATCTGGGTCACAGCAGTTCTAGATGAACTCATAAAGAAACTGGGAGACCAGAGAGTCTTTGTGCTGTCAGTTCTAGGGATTCAGAGCACAGGAAAATCCACCATGCTAAATGCCATGTTTGGACTCCAGTTTGCTGTCAGTGCTGGAAGGTGCACCCGAGGAGCCTTCATGCAGCTGGTCAGAGTATCAGGGGAGATGAAGAAGCAGCTGAAGTTTGACTATGTTCTTATTGTAGATACTGAAGGGCTTAGAGCACTTGAGCTTGCAGGAAAATCCACTCACCATCATGATAATGAAGTTGCAACATTTGTTGTAGGTCTTGGAAATCTGACTTTGATCAACATATTTGGTGAGAACCCTGCTGAGATGCAGGAGATTCTTCAGATTGTTGTTCAGGCCTTCCTGAGAATGAAGAAGGTCAAACTAAATCCCAGATGTATGTTTGTCCATCAAAATGTTGGTGACATCACTGCTGGAGAGAAGAACATGGAGGGTAGGAGACGTCTACAGGAAAAACTGGATGAAATGACAAAATTAGCTGCTAAAGAGGAAGACAGTGAAGCTGAGTGCTTCAGTGATGTTATTGCTTTCAATGTACAAGATGATGTTCAGTATTTTGCACAGCTCTGGGAGGGCAGCCCACCAATGGCTTCACCAAACCCCTCATACAGTGAAAATGTTCAAAAGCTAAAGAGAGCTATTTTCACAAATGCTACCAAGTCTCATAGTATGAAACTCTCAGAGTTTAAATCACGCATCAGTGATCTGTGGAAGGCTCTACTGAACGAGAACTTTGTTTTTAGCTTCAGAAACACACTGGAGATTGCAGCCTACAGGAAACTagaaactgagtttggaaaatggACTTGGTCCCTCAGAAGTGCCATGTTagaacatgaagaaaaacttcacaacacaattaaaaacaaaaaactgcaaAAGATTGAGGACAAAGACCTTTATGCTCCCATGAAGAAGACCAAAGAAGAAGTGGAGAAATCAATGAAATGTTACTTTGAAGAGGAAAGAGACAAAGACATTTTAATTCAGTGGAAAGTGAGATGTGAACAGAGAATTAAACAACTTCTTGAAGATcttgttaaaaatgcaaaaacaaacctGAATGATTTTCTTCAACAGCAAAAAGCTCGAGAAGCTTTTGATCACAAAATGACAGAGTATGATGAAAAGCTCTTCAATATGAGTAAAGCACTTGCTCTAAaacaaaaaagcacaaaaactgATGAACGGGTCCTCAGACAGGAATTTGATAAAGTGTGGAACAAATGGGTCTCTTATCTAACACAAGACACACCTGTAGAGAAACCTTTTGATGTTTGGGAGGATGTGATACAGATTCTATCTGAAGGTAATGAACAAGCTGCTGTGTGTGAGCGAATATCTCAGGAAGATTACACAAAGATACACAGACTGGGAGATTATTCATGCTACATACTTCTAACCAAGCATGAAGAACAGAGAAGACATTTGGGTGTATTGGAAGTACAGAACACCAAAATAAATGAG TCAGTGAGGAACCTAATCAACAATGTCATCCAAGAATCTGAGAACTTAATCAAGAAGATCTGCAGCAAAATTACAGGACAGGGGTACAAGAACAGCTACATTCAGGAAATAACTGCCCAGGTCAAACACAGAGTTGTTCGATCTAACAGTGAGaacaagaaaataaagctgAAGAAGGAATTCACTCTGGATCTCTGTCTTCATGTGTGTTACCTGGCAAATCCTGAATTCACCAAGATCCACCAACAGTTCAGAGATGAAAATGATGTAAAATTTTACCTGGAAAAACAGAAACCACAATATTACAGCATCTTCCAAAACTACTGCAGAGGAGCAACAACCACAACAGTACTTGGTGAACTTGTCTACAACAATCTTGTACCAGCCATCCTGGAAGCAGCCTACAATAAAACTGCTATTGATCTGTCAACACAGATGAGCTCAGACATGCCAGAATTTAATGGTAACAGGTCACAGCTTGAGAAACACATCCTGAAATCTCTGGCAGAGCAGGAGAACTTTGAGAAGTACATGGAGTACGTCCACCATCCCAAGAAACACTTTGAACagtttattacagaaaatgttgataaatacatcactgaaaataacagaGAGGTTCTGGATCTTCTGAAAGGAAACCTGAAACACAAAGAGCAGAAAGTGATGAACGCTGTGAACATCACAACTGAAGAAGTGAAGAAGAGCAGTGGTGATGCAAACATGTGGCTGAGAAGTTTGAAGAATTCACTAACAGATGAACTGAGCTTAAAAGAAATAACCTGCACTGGTCTGGAGGGAATTACAGATTTAGATTTTCTTCGGCAGGTTGTGTGTGAAGGTCTCACAAAGATGATGTCAGAACAACATAAAAGCATTAACAGTGTAACAGACATCAACATGGAGAAGTTCAGGAAGAAACCAGATGAGATTCTGATTGAACATCTCTGTCAGTGCTGCTGGGTTCAGTGTCCATTCTGTAAAGCCATCTGCACCAACACAATGGAGGACCATGATGGAGATCATAGTGTCCCCTTCCACAGAGTAGATGGAATCATAGGATCACACTACACAAATACTACAGATCTCTGTGCTGATATTTGTACAACTTTAGTACAAAGTGATAAACAGTTCCACCCCCATCATGATACAGATGATTTGGTACATTACAAAAAATACAGAAGAGCAGGAGGAAAATATGCTGAGTGGAGCATCACCCCTGATAAATCAGTGCTCACATACTGGAAGTGGTTTGTATGCAGATTCCAAACAGACCTGGAGCATAACTATGGAAAAAAATTCCACGGAGACGGAAAGATTCCTTCTGGATGGAGAAAATACACTAAAAAACAAGCTATAGAGAGTTTGAATAAATACATCTGA